In a single window of the Allobranchiibius huperziae genome:
- the rplT gene encoding 50S ribosomal protein L20 — protein MARVKRAVNAHKKRRVVLEQASGYRGQRSRLYRKAKEQVTHSMGYSYRDRRARKGDFRRLWIQRINAGARANGMTYNRFIQGLKAAEIEVDRRMLAELAVNDAPAFAALVEIAKANVPATEEKSDATSAA, from the coding sequence GTGGCACGCGTGAAGCGGGCAGTCAACGCCCACAAGAAGCGTCGCGTCGTCCTGGAACAGGCGAGCGGCTACCGCGGTCAGCGTTCGCGCCTGTACCGCAAGGCCAAGGAGCAGGTAACCCACAGCATGGGTTACTCCTACCGGGACCGCCGGGCCCGCAAGGGTGACTTCCGTCGCCTGTGGATCCAGCGCATCAACGCCGGCGCCCGCGCCAACGGGATGACCTACAACCGGTTCATCCAGGGCCTGAAGGCCGCCGAGATCGAGGTCGACCGTCGCATGCTGGCCGAGCTGGCCGTCAACGACGCCCCGGCTTTCGCGGCCCTCGTCGAGATCGCCAAGGCCAACGTGCCGGCGACCGAGGAGAAGTCCGACGCCACCAGCGCCGCCTGA